TTACGGACAAAGGACGTCCTAATCCGACCTACGCATCACCCTTTTTTGATCGCAAATTAACCATAAAACTATTCATATATCATGAATGTGTTGCCTCCCTTTGATTTTGATTCAAGCATCGCTTTTTCGGCAGCTATGACAAGCGATGCAAAATCAAGGGCCGAATCAGGGTACCTTGAAATGCCCAGATTGGATTTGACATTGTTTCTGAACGAGGAAATATAGAAATAATTGTTTAGGCTGTTTATTATTTTTTCAGCTACAGATGTTAAATCCCATTTTTCGGTTGTCATTGGAAGGCACGCATAGATTCTTCCTGATGAACTATTTGTGAGAAAATCACTTTCTCTTAATACTGTATTAAGTGAATATTCAATACCTTTAAGAGCATCTGTCTTTTTGTCTTTAAAAAAAAGTTCCAGCCCGTCTATCCCAATGCACACTATGCTGAATTCATGTGAATATCTTTTTGCTTGTGATATCAAATGGTTCGCTCTTTGCTCGAAATGATTGAAATCTATGAATATGCTTGGTTTAAAATCTCTGTCGGCTTTGTTGTTTTTGCTAAAAAACCCCTTTATTCCGGCAATTTTATATGCAGAAAAGCCTGAAAGGAGTATTAAAAGCATGATTCTTATGATTGAAGTGTTCAGGCCCCATACAAGGCTTGCTGTCTCAAAAAACAGGATCAGGAAGGATATACCGGTAATCAGCTGAAGCAGTTTTACGGTTTCAATTTTGTTCCTGTATTCCGACATGGATATGGTCCTTTTTTTTGTGGATTGTTCAGGATGGAATGGGCCATTAAAGGCAATTTATATTGGTAAGCCGGCTCCTTATTCACAATCACAGGGCAACCTGAATTTGCTTGGTATCGTTATAATCTTGATGAACTCGCCAAAAGTCGCTTTAGCGTCATGCCGGACTTGACTGGTATCTTTGTATTATCAGATCCTTCTGGATTCCGGTCTGCACCGGAATGACGGTAATCTGACTTTTTGCGATCTTGTCAAGCTTAAAAAGCCTACAAACTATGCACATTGGCGCAGCTCTCATAAGAAGTGCAACCAATACTCTTTATAAGCTATTTGAGCCCGTTTTTTATTTTCAGTTCCGAGTTAAGCTTGGCAAAAAGTTCCTGCTGCTTTTTTTTCTGCTTCTCCTGAAATTCCTCCACCTTTTTTGAAAGGTCGTCCTTTCTTGATTTGAATTTCTGGATTTCCTCGTTCATTTTGTCCGAAGCTTCTTCTTTTGGAAGGTCTTCGAGCCTGAGATGATTGTCTATGAAGTATCGTGGGCCATCTGGGGTATCAACTGATGACAGTGCCCCTGCATCAATCATTTTTTTGCATATGAATCCGGAATGTTCAGCAGAGAATCCTGTTAAAATGCATATTTCGTCAATCCCTGGCGGGGTTGAGTTTTTGTGATCGATTAGTCTGATGGCAGAGGCAATTATCTGCGCATTGTAATAAATACTCGAAGATTTCATGAATCCACCTCCATTCTTTATGAATGTGTAGATTAAAAACCGGGAAAAATCAATTTGTAAAAAGTTGTAAAAGGCCGCTGGTACTTGAAGAATCATTGAACCCTGTTGTTTTTAATGCCCTGGACAGCGGATACCGGGCTTATCGGTCCCTTTTCATTACTGCCGTCTTTCTGCCTGTTTCCATATAGGGCTCTTTTTTTCTGAAGTTCCCTGTACGTTTTTGAATATGAAGTGGCAGAAGGTTTTCTCTGCTGTGTTGTCTCCATTTTGTTTTTTAGTACTTCCCTGAATTGTGACCTTGGTTGTTTAGCTATTTTTGAATTATTTTCAGAGCTGTCAGGGGCGCTGCCGGAAACATTTTTTTTAGTCAGTTTAGAAATAAAATTATAAACGGAGCCAAAAAAATCAAAATTATTCAAAGCATCCCTGTGCCTTGCATCTGCTCCCTCTGTATCATCCTGTTTTGTTTTGGAGGGCGGCCTTTTCGCTATGATTTTTTTTAGTTCAGAATAGGCGTGATTGATTTCTTTAGTTTTCTCATTCGCCTTTTTTTGTTTTTCAGGGTCTCCTGCAAAAAGATCAGGGTGAAACAGTTTTATTTTGTTTCTGTAGCGTTCGTTGAGTTCCGCCATATCAGCGGATTCGCTCAATCCAAGAATTCTGTAATACTCTTTCATGGGCATAGAGGAAACCTTATTTCATATAGGTTCAACCGCAGCTTTGCATGCTGCTATAAAATACTATCTAATATGATTGATGGTCTCGCAAAAATTCAAAAAAAAGGCTTTGGCGTCATGCCGTACTTGATCCGGCATTCAGTATTTTCAATTACTTCTGGATTCCGGCCTGCACCGGAATGACGGAAATCGGACTTTTTGCGACCTTGTCATGATAAAAAAAATGTTCTCTTTGAGAATCCTTTATTTTATCTCAAGAATAGAGTATCTAAACCGGATTTACCAAATATTTTTCTGAAAAAACGGAGTGTCTTATATGGAACTTGATATTGCCGTAATTAAAGACTGGAAA
This Desulforegula conservatrix Mb1Pa DNA region includes the following protein-coding sequences:
- a CDS encoding diguanylate cyclase domain-containing protein, which gives rise to MSEYRNKIETVKLLQLITGISFLILFFETASLVWGLNTSIIRIMLLILLSGFSAYKIAGIKGFFSKNNKADRDFKPSIFIDFNHFEQRANHLISQAKRYSHEFSIVCIGIDGLELFFKDKKTDALKGIEYSLNTVLRESDFLTNSSSGRIYACLPMTTEKWDLTSVAEKIINSLNNYFYISSFRNNVKSNLGISRYPDSALDFASLVIAAEKAMLESKSKGGNTFMIYE
- a CDS encoding J domain-containing protein, translating into MPMKEYYRILGLSESADMAELNERYRNKIKLFHPDLFAGDPEKQKKANEKTKEINHAYSELKKIIAKRPPSKTKQDDTEGADARHRDALNNFDFFGSVYNFISKLTKKNVSGSAPDSSENNSKIAKQPRSQFREVLKNKMETTQQRKPSATSYSKTYRELQKKRALYGNRQKDGSNEKGPISPVSAVQGIKNNRVQ